The following proteins are co-located in the Cyanobacteriota bacterium genome:
- a CDS encoding ATP/GTP-binding protein — protein sequence MEILRLVVTGTVGAGKTSFVRAISDIEVVDTDRRATDETTQIKSSTTVAMDFGRLTFSPEQSLHIYGTPGQARFDFMWDLLIQRAHAYILLVAAHRPCEFRHGRKIMTFMNQRTRVPMVIGLTHMDCPDAWSEDNIAIALGLIDPQRRPPIVTVNATQPESVFNAVIVLLQELMKFQEAASVLHHKSAM from the coding sequence ATGGAGATCTTACGTCTTGTAGTTACAGGCACAGTAGGCGCAGGCAAAACTAGTTTTGTTCGCGCTATTAGCGATATTGAGGTGGTAGACACCGATCGTCGGGCAACGGACGAGACCACTCAAATAAAGAGCAGCACCACTGTTGCCATGGACTTTGGTCGCCTTACCTTTAGCCCTGAGCAGTCACTTCATATCTATGGCACTCCTGGTCAAGCACGATTTGATTTTATGTGGGATTTGCTGATTCAAAGGGCACATGCCTACATTCTGTTAGTAGCTGCCCATCGCCCTTGTGAATTTCGGCATGGTCGCAAAATCATGACCTTCATGAATCAGCGTACTCGCGTTCCAATGGTGATTGGGCTAACACATATGGATTGCCCTGATGCTTGGTCAGAAGACAACATAGCTATAGCTTTAGGCTTAATTGACCCACAACGGCGGCCACCGATCGTGACCGTTAATGCTACCCAGCCTGAGTCTGTATTCAATGCTGTGATTGTCCTGCTACAAGAGCTGATGAAGTTTCAGGAGGCTGCATCAGTTTTACACCACAAATCGGCTATGTAA
- a CDS encoding roadblock/LC7 domain-containing protein, whose product MINTIALESALRNFVSGSPDVQGAALVTPDGLPLSSSLPSGMDEERTAAMSAAMLSLGERICRELVRGDIDRLFVEGSKGFGVLMSCSEDAVLLVLAAPTVKQGLLFLEIKRLVSEIHPLLAS is encoded by the coding sequence ATGATTAACACGATTGCTTTGGAAAGTGCTCTACGAAACTTTGTCAGTGGCTCTCCTGACGTTCAAGGAGCAGCACTCGTTACTCCAGATGGCTTGCCCTTGTCATCTTCACTTCCTAGCGGCATGGATGAAGAACGAACAGCCGCTATGTCTGCGGCGATGCTTTCTCTAGGAGAGCGAATTTGTCGGGAGCTAGTACGTGGTGACATTGATCGCCTGTTTGTGGAAGGAAGCAAGGGGTTTGGGGTGTTAATGAGCTGTAGTGAAGATGCAGTGTTATTAGTCTTAGCAGCACCTACCGTCAAACAAGGGTTGCTGTTCTTAGAAATTAAGCGTCTGGTGTCAGAGATTCATCCACTGCTGGCTTCATAG
- a CDS encoding DUF3782 domain-containing protein: protein MSNPVTLDDIYALFQRSQAEADRRFVEFDQRAAESRADFDRRMAESKAEFDRCMAESKADFDRRMAESKAEADRRAAEADARLARAEAIAAQANQAVNNLSSRWGRFVENLVAPAVLRLFQSRGIAVQEVYQRVRSVRGNRNLEIDILAVDDDVAVIVEVKSRLTQDSVQQCLQTLEQFKAAFPHYATYRIYGAVAAIEIDGDVDTYAYNQGLFVIQQSGDTVEISNTADFIPRTW, encoded by the coding sequence ATGTCCAATCCAGTGACCCTTGACGATATTTACGCGCTGTTCCAGCGCTCCCAGGCAGAAGCCGATCGTCGTTTTGTTGAATTCGATCAGCGTGCTGCTGAGTCCAGAGCTGACTTTGATCGGCGTATGGCAGAATCCAAAGCCGAATTTGATCGGTGTATGGCAGAATCCAAAGCCGACTTTGATCGACGTATGGCAGAATCCAAAGCCGAAGCGGATCGTCGGGCTGCTGAAGCTGACGCTAGGCTAGCCAGAGCCGAAGCGATCGCTGCCCAAGCCAATCAAGCCGTCAATAACTTGAGCAGCCGCTGGGGACGATTTGTGGAAAACCTAGTGGCTCCGGCTGTACTGCGGCTATTTCAAAGCCGAGGGATTGCTGTGCAAGAAGTCTATCAACGGGTACGGTCCGTGCGGGGCAATCGCAACTTAGAAATTGACATTCTAGCTGTCGATGATGACGTTGCTGTCATTGTTGAAGTCAAATCCCGTCTGACCCAAGATAGTGTTCAACAGTGCCTGCAAACCCTAGAACAGTTCAAGGCTGCCTTTCCTCACTATGCCACCTATCGAATCTACGGAGCCGTTGCCGCCATAGAAATCGATGGTGATGTAGACACCTATGCCTACAACCAGGGACTGTTTGTGATTCAACAGTCAGGAGATACAGTTGAGATTAGCAATACCGCAGACTTTATTCCCCGCACTTGGTAG
- a CDS encoding SufS family cysteine desulfurase: protein MTITLTKSLAEQVRADFPILNQEVYGNPLVYLDNAATSQKPLAVLRALNDYYEQSNANVHRGLHTLSSRATDAYEGARDKVARFINAASRQEVIYTRNASEAINLVAYSWGMTNLTAGDEMIVSVMEHHSNLVPWQFVAHRTGAVLKFVELSADEGFNLDQFKSLMSDKTKLVATVHVSNTLGCINPVQEICAIAHQYGAKVLIDACQSVPHMAIDVQAMDCDWLVASGHKMCAPTGIGFLYGKLALLEAMPPFLGGGEMIADVYLDHSTYAALPHKFEAGTPAIGEAIALGAAVDYLTQLGMDTIHAYEQQLTAYLFQQLQTLPQVRVYGPKPTADGKGRAALAAFTVDGIHPSDLSTVLDQSGVAIRSGHHCTQPLHRYLGIPASARASLYFYNTPTDIDRLITALREAIEFFSAAL, encoded by the coding sequence ATGACCATCACCCTCACAAAATCCCTTGCTGAACAAGTCCGTGCAGATTTTCCCATCCTTAACCAAGAGGTATACGGCAATCCGCTAGTGTATCTAGACAACGCTGCCACGTCCCAAAAGCCTCTAGCAGTTCTAAGGGCGCTAAACGACTACTATGAGCAAAGTAATGCTAACGTTCATCGGGGACTACACACCCTGAGTTCTCGGGCCACTGATGCCTACGAAGGAGCACGCGATAAGGTTGCTCGCTTTATCAATGCGGCTTCTCGCCAAGAAGTGATCTATACGCGCAATGCTAGCGAAGCCATTAACTTGGTGGCCTATAGCTGGGGCATGACTAACCTCACAGCCGGGGATGAGATGATTGTGTCAGTAATGGAACATCACAGTAATTTGGTGCCTTGGCAGTTTGTTGCTCACCGGACTGGGGCTGTGTTGAAGTTTGTGGAACTCAGTGCTGATGAAGGGTTTAACCTCGATCAATTTAAATCTCTGATGAGTGACAAAACTAAGCTAGTGGCGACCGTGCATGTTTCTAATACCTTGGGTTGCATCAACCCTGTGCAGGAAATTTGTGCGATCGCCCACCAATACGGTGCAAAAGTGCTAATTGATGCTTGCCAAAGTGTGCCCCACATGGCGATCGATGTGCAAGCCATGGACTGTGACTGGCTAGTTGCCTCTGGTCACAAAATGTGCGCTCCCACTGGTATCGGCTTCCTTTACGGTAAGCTAGCCCTACTGGAGGCCATGCCCCCCTTCTTAGGGGGTGGAGAAATGATTGCCGATGTGTACCTGGATCATTCCACCTATGCTGCCTTGCCCCACAAGTTTGAAGCGGGTACTCCCGCCATTGGTGAAGCGATCGCCCTAGGGGCTGCGGTAGACTACTTAACTCAGTTGGGAATGGACACAATCCATGCCTATGAACAGCAACTAACGGCTTACCTATTCCAGCAACTGCAAACTCTACCCCAAGTGCGCGTTTACGGCCCTAAGCCCACTGCTGATGGTAAAGGTAGGGCTGCTCTGGCGGCGTTTACCGTAGATGGCATTCATCCTAGCGATTTGTCCACGGTGCTAGACCAATCTGGAGTAGCGATTCGTTCTGGTCACCACTGCACCCAACCGCTGCATCGTTACCTTGGTATCCCCGCCAGTGCCAGAGCTAGCCTCTATTTCTATAACACCCCTACGGATATTGACCGCCTGATTACTGCACTGCGCGAGGCGATCGAATTCTTTAGTGCTGCTCTATAA
- the sufD gene encoding Fe-S cluster assembly protein SufD yields MTIQIVTNSESGNAGVDARHDRALYLANLLQQRPPLVGNSPELQAIRDRALSVAHELAIPSPRDEEWRFTSLSALLETTFQLIAPTDAVSMADIEPFILPEADIRLVMVDGVVVPALCQGLVVSDHLVVGDVTVLPSHHPVFSHLAMQSGAEEVFTALNTACLQSVGVVWVAAQGSIVAPIHLLSLSTGREVPTVSYPRWLIMAEPNSSVTIVEDYGCLGEQRHFTNAVTELWVGARARVNHTRVQRDSQAAIHIGKTAISQAQDAYYSCYAISIGSQLSRHNLNVTLTGEQASTTVEGLTVINGEQLADTHSAIVFTKPHSTSQQLHKCIVGDRAHAVFNGKVVVPKVAQLTDASQLSRTLLLSPRARVDTKPQLEITADNVKCSHGATVSQLDADEIFYLQSRGLDQSTAAKLLIYAFAAEVIDHIPVRSLATALTQHIRQHSYL; encoded by the coding sequence ATGACTATCCAAATTGTGACCAATTCAGAATCAGGGAATGCAGGAGTTGATGCTCGCCACGATCGCGCTCTGTATTTAGCAAACCTGCTGCAACAGCGGCCACCACTGGTGGGTAACAGCCCAGAGTTGCAGGCTATTCGCGATCGTGCCCTGTCCGTTGCCCATGAACTTGCTATTCCCTCCCCTCGGGACGAAGAGTGGCGATTTACATCCTTGTCGGCTCTGTTAGAGACAACATTTCAGTTGATTGCGCCTACCGATGCAGTCAGCATGGCGGATATAGAGCCATTTATCCTGCCAGAGGCAGACATTCGCTTGGTGATGGTAGATGGCGTGGTTGTGCCTGCTCTGTGTCAAGGGCTGGTAGTCAGCGATCACCTAGTCGTTGGTGATGTAACAGTTTTGCCGAGCCATCATCCTGTCTTTAGTCACTTGGCGATGCAGAGTGGAGCTGAAGAGGTGTTTACGGCTCTCAACACGGCTTGTCTCCAGTCAGTAGGGGTAGTGTGGGTAGCTGCTCAGGGGTCGATCGTCGCTCCCATTCACTTGCTCAGCCTATCGACGGGTAGAGAAGTGCCGACAGTATCCTATCCTCGTTGGCTGATTATGGCAGAGCCTAACAGCAGTGTCACCATTGTGGAAGACTATGGATGCCTAGGGGAGCAACGACACTTCACCAATGCGGTAACAGAGCTTTGGGTCGGTGCTCGTGCCCGTGTCAACCATACTCGCGTTCAACGAGACAGTCAGGCTGCTATTCACATTGGCAAGACAGCCATATCCCAAGCCCAAGATGCCTACTATAGTTGCTATGCTATCAGCATAGGTAGCCAACTCTCTCGCCATAACCTAAATGTGACGCTAACAGGCGAACAAGCTAGTACTACGGTAGAGGGCTTAACAGTTATTAATGGCGAGCAACTCGCCGATACCCATAGCGCTATTGTGTTTACCAAGCCTCACAGTACCAGCCAGCAGCTCCACAAGTGTATTGTGGGCGATCGTGCCCATGCTGTATTCAACGGCAAGGTCGTTGTACCCAAAGTTGCTCAGCTTACAGATGCTAGTCAACTCAGCCGCACGCTGCTGCTATCCCCAAGGGCACGGGTTGACACCAAACCCCAATTGGAAATTACAGCGGATAATGTAAAGTGTTCCCACGGGGCAACTGTGAGTCAGTTGGATGCAGATGAAATCTTTTACCTGCAAAGTCGGGGGCTTGATCAGTCTACGGCTGCGAAATTGTTAATCTACGCTTTCGCGGCTGAAGTGATTGACCACATCCCCGTGCGATCGCTAGCCACCGCACTGACCCAGCATATCCGACAGCATAGCTACCTGTAA